One genomic region from Mycobacterium basiliense encodes:
- a CDS encoding TIGR04338 family metallohydrolase, with amino-acid sequence MNRPDSSGRDSQRAKVYAAEEFARTLFDRAAEHGSPSVEFFGTQLTLPPEGRFASVASVQRYVDDVLAMTSVRQEWPRVAPLRVRTRRAASAAHYENRDGTATIAVPDRGTADWAMRELVVLHEVAHHLCQATPPHGRDFVSTMCRLTELVMGPEAGHVLRVVYAKEGAR; translated from the coding sequence GTGAATCGGCCCGATTCCTCCGGACGGGATTCTCAGCGTGCCAAAGTCTATGCGGCGGAGGAGTTCGCCCGGACCCTGTTCGACCGAGCCGCCGAGCATGGATCGCCCAGCGTGGAGTTTTTTGGGACGCAGTTGACGCTCCCGCCCGAAGGGCGGTTCGCGTCGGTGGCGTCGGTACAACGCTATGTCGACGACGTGCTCGCGATGACGTCGGTGCGCCAAGAGTGGCCGCGGGTGGCGCCGCTGCGGGTGCGGACGCGCCGCGCCGCATCGGCGGCGCACTACGAAAATCGTGACGGTACAGCAACAATCGCTGTGCCTGATCGTGGCACCGCTGACTGGGCGATGCGTGAGCTGGTCGTGCTCCACGAAGTGGCGCATCATTTGTGCCAGGCGACGCCACCGCACGGCCGGGATTTCGTGTCGACGATGTGCAGGCTGACCGAGTTGGTGATGGGACCCGAGGCTGGCCACGTGCTGCGGGTGGTATATGCGAAAGAGGGGGCGCGGTGA
- a CDS encoding alpha/beta hydrolase gives MKRAERKFAGVGGVDIVYDTWTPDTALKAVVVLAHGLGEHARRYDHVTQRFGEAGLATYALDHRGHGRSGGKRVLVRDITEYTADFDTLVGLAKRENPGLKCIVLGHSMGGGIVFAYGVERPDDYDLMVLSAPAVAAQDLVPSVVALAAKVLGVVIPGLPVQELDFNAISRDPQVVAEYQNDPLVYHGRVPAGLGRALLQVGETMPRRAPALTAPLLVVHGTGDRLIPIEGSRRLVECVGSADVELKEYPGLYHEVFNEPERYQVLDDVVSWISTRL, from the coding sequence ATGAAGCGCGCTGAACGCAAGTTCGCCGGTGTCGGTGGGGTGGACATCGTCTACGACACGTGGACACCGGACACCGCGCTCAAAGCGGTGGTTGTGCTGGCGCACGGCCTGGGCGAGCATGCCCGCCGCTACGACCACGTCACGCAGCGGTTCGGGGAGGCCGGTTTGGCCACCTACGCGCTTGATCACCGCGGGCACGGCCGCTCGGGCGGTAAGCGGGTCCTAGTGCGAGACATCACCGAATACACCGCGGACTTCGACACCCTGGTCGGCCTCGCCAAGCGCGAGAATCCCGGACTCAAGTGCATCGTGCTGGGGCACAGCATGGGTGGTGGGATCGTTTTTGCCTACGGGGTTGAGCGCCCGGACGACTACGACCTGATGGTGCTGTCCGCGCCGGCGGTGGCGGCCCAAGACCTGGTGCCGTCCGTGGTGGCGCTCGCCGCCAAGGTTCTCGGTGTGGTGATACCCGGCCTGCCGGTCCAGGAACTCGATTTCAATGCCATCTCACGCGACCCGCAGGTGGTGGCGGAGTACCAGAACGATCCGCTGGTGTATCACGGGCGAGTACCCGCCGGCCTCGGCCGTGCCCTGCTGCAGGTGGGCGAGACCATGCCGCGGCGGGCCCCCGCCTTGACGGCGCCGCTGCTGGTGGTACACGGCACCGGCGACCGGTTGATTCCCATCGAGGGCAGCCGCCGCCTGGTCGAATGCGTGGGATCGGCCGATGTCGAACTCAAGGAATATCCCGGTCTGTACCATGAAGTATTCAATGAGCCGGAGCGCTACCAGGTGCTCGATGATGTGGTCTCCTGGATCAGCACGCGATTGTAG
- a CDS encoding sigma-70 family RNA polymerase sigma factor — translation MVPEVGLSAALRRLGRVSVLSANSENSTDCIPVPSGAHTGDFASHAEPYRRELLAHCYRMTGSLHDAEDLVQETLLRAWKSYDGFEGKSSLRTWLHRIATNTCLSALEGRQRRPLPTGLGGPSSDPTAELVERTEVAWLQPLPNWTEDPADPSVIVGSRESVRLAFVAALQHLSPRQRAVLLLRDVLQWKAAEVADAVGTTTVAVNSLLQRARAQLEIARPNAEGPLPAPDSPEAQDLLTRYIAAFETYDIDRLVELFTAEAIWEMPPYVGWYQGARNIVTLIHQQCPAESPGDMRLIPLVANGQPAAAMYMRSGDVHVPFQLHVLDMVSGRVAHVVAFLDDTLFPKFGLPDSL, via the coding sequence GTGGTTCCCGAGGTGGGATTGTCAGCGGCTCTGCGTAGGCTCGGTCGGGTGAGTGTTCTGTCCGCAAACTCGGAAAACTCCACCGACTGCATTCCCGTGCCGAGCGGGGCCCATACCGGCGACTTCGCCTCGCACGCCGAGCCATACCGGCGTGAACTGCTCGCGCACTGCTATCGGATGACCGGGTCCCTGCACGATGCCGAAGATCTTGTGCAGGAGACGCTGCTGCGGGCCTGGAAGTCCTACGACGGCTTCGAGGGCAAGTCCTCGTTGCGCACCTGGCTGCATCGGATTGCCACCAACACCTGCCTCAGTGCATTGGAAGGTCGGCAGCGTCGGCCGCTACCGACCGGGCTGGGAGGGCCCAGCTCGGATCCGACTGCGGAACTGGTCGAGCGCACCGAGGTGGCATGGCTGCAGCCGCTGCCGAACTGGACGGAGGATCCGGCCGATCCTTCCGTCATCGTCGGATCGCGGGAATCGGTTCGGTTGGCGTTTGTGGCCGCGCTGCAGCACCTTTCCCCCCGACAGCGGGCGGTGTTACTGCTGCGCGACGTGTTGCAGTGGAAGGCTGCGGAGGTGGCCGACGCGGTCGGTACCACCACCGTCGCCGTCAATAGTCTGCTGCAGCGCGCCCGTGCACAGTTGGAGATTGCCCGCCCCAACGCCGAGGGCCCGCTGCCGGCGCCGGATTCGCCGGAAGCCCAGGACCTGCTGACCCGCTACATCGCCGCGTTCGAGACCTATGACATTGACCGGCTGGTAGAGCTGTTCACCGCCGAGGCGATTTGGGAGATGCCACCCTATGTTGGCTGGTATCAGGGTGCGCGCAACATCGTTACGCTCATTCACCAGCAATGCCCCGCCGAATCGCCCGGCGATATGCGCCTGATTCCGTTGGTGGCCAACGGCCAGCCCGCTGCGGCCATGTACATGAGGTCGGGGGACGTGCACGTACCCTTCCAATTGCATGTGCTGGACATGGTCTCCGGCCGGGTAGCACATGTGGTGGCGTTCTTGGACGACACGCTATTCCCGAAATTCGGTCTGCCGGATTCGCTGTGA
- a CDS encoding DUF2786 domain-containing protein, with protein MTDDKMLARISALLRQAEGTDNPHEADAFMGAAQRLATAASIDLAVARSHSATRSAAQAPMQRTVTIGAAGTRGLRTYAQLFVLIAAANDVRCDIASNSTFLYAYGFPEDIDATHALYASLVVQMVRASDTYLASGAHRPTPTITARLNFQLAFGSRVGQRLAEAREQARREVAEDCRRAPGTEIALRDKDIELHDYYRSTSKARGTWRASRASAGYSSAARRAGDRAGRRAQLGKSQELPGARTPLDQ; from the coding sequence ATGACCGACGACAAGATGTTGGCGCGCATCTCGGCCTTACTACGTCAGGCCGAGGGCACGGACAATCCCCACGAGGCGGACGCTTTCATGGGCGCCGCGCAGCGGCTGGCGACGGCGGCGTCCATCGATCTTGCCGTGGCTCGCTCGCATTCGGCCACTCGTTCGGCCGCGCAGGCGCCGATGCAGCGGACCGTCACCATCGGCGCGGCAGGAACGCGTGGTCTGCGGACCTACGCGCAGTTGTTCGTGCTCATCGCCGCGGCCAACGATGTGCGCTGCGATATCGCGTCGAATTCGACGTTTCTCTACGCCTACGGGTTTCCCGAGGACATCGACGCCACCCATGCGCTCTACGCGAGCCTCGTCGTTCAGATGGTACGGGCCTCGGATACCTATCTTGCCTCGGGCGCGCACCGGCCCACACCGACCATTACTGCCAGGCTCAATTTCCAGCTGGCCTTCGGGTCTCGTGTCGGGCAGCGTTTGGCCGAAGCCCGCGAGCAGGCCCGACGGGAAGTCGCCGAGGACTGCCGGAGAGCCCCGGGAACTGAAATTGCGCTGCGGGACAAGGATATCGAGCTGCACGACTACTACCGCAGCACGTCAAAGGCGCGCGGCACTTGGCGCGCCAGCAGGGCTTCGGCCGGATATTCGTCGGCGGCACGGCGCGCGGGTGACCGAGCCGGGCGGCGAGCGCAGTTGGGCAAGAGCCAGGAACTGCCCGGGGCACGGACCCCGCTGGATCAGTGA